The following are encoded together in the Clostridium sp. BJN0013 genome:
- a CDS encoding glutamate synthase, translating to MEFIDAKNLKSKELNEAIRECFEKDNEVTVQNCHSMHNVAIGLSQKGTVMIKGSTGFYTGGFLEGTKVVVDGNVGWYVGDNMMDGELIVTKNTGCNAGSYFYGGTMVIYGGTGSRVGYGMKGGTIIVCGSAGMWAGQMTLGGKLIILGKVGKKIGESMYKGVIFTQDKDVENKIGGNVYVDNTTEEEKGELNQLFIRYDIKTDADNFKAIRPSSTGRHKYILFKPQLSKKIDEEERNIWLLKLMKKWDQR from the coding sequence ATGGAATTTATAGATGCTAAGAATTTGAAAAGTAAAGAATTAAATGAAGCAATAAGAGAATGTTTTGAAAAAGATAATGAGGTAACTGTCCAAAATTGTCACTCTATGCATAATGTAGCTATTGGACTATCTCAAAAAGGTACTGTGATGATAAAAGGAAGTACTGGTTTTTATACAGGTGGTTTCTTGGAAGGAACCAAAGTTGTTGTTGATGGAAATGTAGGCTGGTATGTTGGAGATAATATGATGGATGGAGAGCTTATAGTAACGAAGAATACAGGATGTAATGCAGGCAGTTATTTTTATGGAGGTACTATGGTGATTTATGGAGGCACTGGAAGTAGGGTTGGATATGGGATGAAAGGTGGAACTATTATAGTGTGTGGATCGGCAGGTATGTGGGCTGGACAGATGACGCTAGGCGGGAAATTAATAATTTTGGGAAAAGTTGGAAAGAAAATTGGAGAGTCCATGTATAAAGGAGTGATATTTACTCAGGATAAAGATGTTGAGAATAAAATTGGAGGAAATGTCTATGTTGATAATACCACGGAAGAAGAAAAAGGGGAGTTAAATCAATTGTTTATCAGGTATGATATTAAAACAGATGCAGATAATTTTAAAGCAATAAGGCCTTCCTCTACAGGAAGACATAAATATATACTGTTTAAACCGCAGCTGTCCAAAAAAATTGATGAGGAGGAAAGAAATATATGGCTACTGAAGTTGATGAAAAAATGGGATCAAAGATAA
- a CDS encoding FMN-binding glutamate synthase family protein has translation MATEVDEKMGSKININKEIEAKDVQKGIWKPETISEIDYKSRYGKHRIRGCGATRYMPNFDDLMILPSQLSRMPIDTYRENCETRTVLGHRFAKKPLVIETPIMIAGMSYGALSKEAKIALAKATALTGTVVSNGEGGLLAEERENSYRQSVQILATRFGFSRKNLKEADMLEFVIGIGAKPGICGHLMGSKITRDIAQMRQLPIGIDLHSHPRHADALGPDDMVVKIEELRELTNWETPIFVKISAGRVRDDVKIAVKIGVDGIILDGAQAGTGAAPVMATNHLGIPTLPALVEAVKTLDEMGVKDEMSLIISGGIKDGADIAKALAIGADAVAIGTAAMVAMGCRVCLRCHNGVCPFGIGTQDENLRKNLDIDEAAHRVANYIKAITDEAIILAKAAGKTKLRNLEREDLRSLTLETCAMTGIPLVGSNYVFGERFGFEM, from the coding sequence ATGGCTACTGAAGTTGATGAAAAAATGGGATCAAAGATAAATATAAATAAAGAAATAGAAGCTAAAGATGTCCAGAAAGGTATCTGGAAACCAGAAACTATTTCAGAAATAGATTATAAATCCAGATATGGGAAGCATCGTATTAGAGGCTGCGGTGCAACGAGATATATGCCAAATTTTGATGATTTGATGATACTGCCTTCCCAGTTAAGCAGGATGCCAATAGATACTTATCGTGAAAATTGTGAAACCAGAACTGTACTTGGACATCGTTTTGCAAAAAAACCCCTAGTAATAGAAACTCCAATTATGATAGCTGGAATGTCCTATGGTGCATTGAGCAAAGAAGCTAAAATTGCCCTTGCCAAGGCTACAGCTTTAACGGGAACGGTTGTCAGCAATGGTGAAGGTGGATTGCTTGCAGAGGAAAGAGAAAATTCATATAGACAGTCAGTACAAATACTTGCTACTAGATTTGGATTTAGCAGGAAAAATCTTAAAGAGGCTGATATGTTGGAATTTGTAATTGGAATTGGTGCTAAACCTGGTATTTGCGGGCATTTGATGGGAAGTAAAATAACAAGAGATATAGCTCAAATGAGACAACTCCCTATAGGAATAGATCTTCATAGTCATCCAAGACATGCAGATGCCCTTGGACCTGATGACATGGTGGTAAAAATTGAGGAACTAAGAGAACTTACTAATTGGGAAACTCCCATATTTGTAAAGATTTCTGCCGGCAGAGTTAGGGATGATGTTAAAATAGCAGTTAAAATTGGAGTGGATGGAATAATATTGGATGGTGCACAGGCAGGAACAGGAGCCGCTCCTGTAATGGCAACAAATCATCTGGGAATACCTACTTTACCTGCATTAGTTGAAGCGGTAAAAACTTTGGATGAAATGGGTGTAAAAGATGAAATGAGCTTGATTATTTCAGGTGGTATTAAAGATGGTGCAGATATTGCAAAGGCTCTTGCAATAGGGGCTGATGCAGTTGCCATTGGAACTGCTGCAATGGTGGCGATGGGATGTAGAGTGTGTTTGAGGTGTCACAATGGTGTATGTCCTTTTGGAATAGGAACACAGGATGAAAATCTTAGAAAAAATTTAGATATAGATGAAGCGGCACATAGAGTTGCAAATTATATCAAAGCCATTACAGATGAAGCAATAATTTTAGCAAAAGCAGCAGGAAAAACAAAATTAAGAAATCTTGAAAGAGAAGATTTACGTTCTCTTACTTTAGAAACATGTGCCATGACAGGCATACCTTTAGTAGGAAGTAATTATGTATTTGGAGAACGATTTGGATTTGAAATGTAA
- a CDS encoding (2Fe-2S)-binding protein: MRIYKHPILGTFQKGKLVKFQFDDKILEGYEDEPIAVALKANGIMTHRYTIKRKEPRGIFCAIGRCTDCVMIVDGKPNVRTCVTLLKEGMKIQTQYGVTKKE, translated from the coding sequence ATGAGAATATATAAACATCCTATATTGGGAACTTTTCAAAAGGGTAAATTAGTTAAATTTCAATTTGATGATAAAATTTTAGAAGGCTATGAAGATGAGCCAATAGCAGTAGCATTAAAGGCAAATGGTATTATGACTCATAGATATACAATTAAACGTAAGGAACCAAGGGGAATTTTCTGTGCTATAGGTAGGTGTACTGATTGTGTAATGATTGTAGATGGGAAGCCAAATGTTAGAACATGTGTGACCTTATTAAAAGAAGGAATGAAAATACAAACGCAATATGGCGTAACTAAAAAGGAATAG
- a CDS encoding FAD-dependent oxidoreductase has translation MKRYELIVIGAGPAGLSAAIEAASNGMDVIVFDENSKPGGQLLKQIHKFFGSKAHKAKERGFKIGEELLKEARELGVEVVLNAVVIGIFQNKEVNVMLDGQIKHIKANNIIIATGASENVVPFPGWTMPGVIGAGAAQTMMNIHGLKPGNKILMVGSGNVGLVVAYQLIQAGCMVKAIIDAAPRIGGYGVHATKVARMGVPFYLSHTIKVAYGSEAVEGATIVQVDRNWKAIEGSEKKLDVDTICIAVGLSPMSQLASMAGCDMENNPQKGGTVPICNQYNETSISGIYAAGDVSAIEEASSAMIEGRISGTAVSYNQKYIGKSEFVNRFKEYSESLSQLRQGMFSHENKGRIDLTKTEEGYDISQNLLQNGYLSEKEVIKYPGVVSEKVRKRGIVPIIECTQNIPCDPCQTACSMGCIKIGNTITNLPVVDENSNCIGCGMCVASCSGQAIFLVDENYAPGFAAISMPYELYPLPQKGDKGVALDRAGKVLGEAQVIEVKTIKAMDGTNVLTIKVPLEWSMKARFFKY, from the coding sequence ATGAAAAGATATGAGTTAATTGTAATTGGAGCAGGACCGGCGGGTTTATCTGCAGCTATAGAGGCTGCATCTAATGGTATGGATGTTATTGTGTTTGATGAAAATTCAAAACCTGGTGGACAGTTACTTAAACAAATTCATAAGTTTTTTGGTTCAAAAGCACACAAGGCAAAAGAGCGTGGTTTCAAAATAGGAGAAGAATTACTAAAAGAGGCGAGAGAATTGGGTGTTGAAGTTGTTCTCAATGCTGTTGTAATTGGGATATTTCAAAATAAAGAAGTAAATGTAATGCTTGACGGGCAAATTAAGCATATAAAAGCAAATAATATTATTATTGCAACTGGAGCCTCTGAAAATGTAGTTCCTTTTCCAGGGTGGACAATGCCTGGAGTTATTGGAGCTGGTGCAGCTCAAACCATGATGAATATTCATGGGTTAAAACCTGGAAATAAAATATTGATGGTGGGATCTGGTAATGTCGGATTGGTTGTGGCCTACCAACTTATTCAAGCTGGATGTATGGTTAAGGCAATTATTGATGCTGCACCGAGAATAGGAGGATATGGTGTACATGCTACTAAAGTTGCAAGAATGGGAGTACCATTCTATTTATCACATACAATTAAAGTGGCTTATGGAAGTGAAGCTGTTGAAGGAGCGACTATTGTACAGGTAGATAGGAATTGGAAGGCAATTGAAGGTTCTGAAAAGAAGCTGGATGTAGATACAATTTGTATAGCTGTAGGGTTGTCACCCATGTCACAGTTGGCATCAATGGCAGGTTGTGACATGGAGAATAATCCACAAAAAGGCGGCACGGTTCCAATATGTAACCAGTATAATGAAACTTCCATAAGTGGAATATATGCTGCAGGTGATGTTTCTGCAATTGAAGAGGCAAGTTCTGCAATGATAGAAGGCAGAATATCAGGAACAGCGGTATCTTATAATCAGAAATATATCGGAAAAAGTGAATTTGTAAATAGATTTAAAGAATACAGTGAATCCCTTAGTCAGTTGAGACAAGGTATGTTTTCACATGAAAATAAAGGAAGAATAGATTTAACTAAAACAGAAGAAGGCTATGATATCTCTCAAAATCTTCTGCAAAATGGATATTTGAGTGAAAAAGAAGTAATTAAATATCCTGGAGTGGTTTCTGAGAAAGTTAGAAAAAGAGGAATTGTGCCTATTATAGAATGTACTCAAAATATACCTTGTGATCCATGTCAAACGGCGTGTTCAATGGGATGTATAAAAATTGGGAATACCATTACTAATCTACCGGTAGTAGATGAAAATTCTAATTGTATTGGCTGTGGAATGTGTGTGGCTTCCTGTTCAGGTCAGGCTATTTTCTTAGTAGATGAGAATTATGCGCCTGGATTTGCAGCAATATCTATGCCCTATGAATTGTACCCACTTCCCCAAAAAGGAGATAAAGGTGTAGCACTTGATAGAGCAGGTAAGGTTCTGGGAGAAGCACAAGTTATAGAGGTTAAAACTATAAAAGCAATGGATGGAACCAATGTACTTACCATAAAGGTTCCGCTGGAATGGTCAATGAAAGCGAGATTTTTTAAATATTAA
- a CDS encoding (2Fe-2S)-binding protein has product MSKTIERVLLDEEFISETDDSVIICRCEEITKGEIRKAVYDGMRNMNEVKRYLRVGMGLCQGQTCTKLVKSIIAKELGINPGEIEVPIPRSPTRPVSMQTYANDGINK; this is encoded by the coding sequence GTGAGTAAGACAATTGAAAGGGTATTATTAGATGAAGAGTTTATTTCAGAAACAGATGATTCAGTAATTATTTGTAGATGTGAAGAGATAACAAAAGGGGAAATAAGAAAAGCTGTATATGATGGAATGAGAAACATGAATGAAGTCAAGAGATATTTAAGAGTGGGAATGGGATTGTGTCAGGGACAAACTTGTACAAAATTAGTGAAAAGTATTATAGCAAAGGAGTTGGGAATTAATCCTGGAGAAATTGAAGTTCCAATTCCACGGTCACCTACACGTCCTGTATCTATGCAAACTTATGCAAATGATGGAATTAATAAATAA
- a CDS encoding NAD(P)/FAD-dependent oxidoreductase has translation MIKSDVIIVGGGVISCAIAYNLAKRNIKVIVIEKDHIGAGASSRNGGGVRQSARDPRELPLAIYAIKNLWPYLSKELGVEIEYHKKGNFRLGKTPEHLKILENVVNQGLDAGLELRLLEKDELRKLCPYISNEVVNASYCPTDGHANPMKTTLAFYKNALKLGTKFITGETVKSIILAKGKVSGVKTETNVYEAPEVVLAAGYESKAIANTVGIDIAMRKELIEAIITEAQPQMFSEMIGTAESDFYGHQTEHGSFVFGGSTGLEPFLSDEVKTINKSITAPYICRAVLKYFPIMSSMNIIRTWSGFMDIMADKVPVLSKVKEVPGLTLACGFSGHGFGISPAVGQLISELIINGKPSISLDAFRYDRLKPKG, from the coding sequence GTGATTAAGTCAGACGTAATTATAGTAGGTGGTGGAGTTATAAGTTGTGCCATAGCATATAATCTTGCAAAAAGAAATATTAAGGTTATTGTGATTGAAAAAGATCATATAGGTGCAGGAGCTTCTAGTAGAAATGGCGGCGGAGTTCGCCAATCAGCTAGAGATCCTAGAGAGTTACCCCTTGCTATTTATGCTATTAAAAATTTATGGCCATATCTTTCAAAAGAACTTGGAGTTGAAATAGAATATCATAAAAAAGGGAACTTTCGTCTTGGTAAAACACCAGAACACTTAAAAATACTTGAGAATGTGGTTAACCAAGGTTTAGATGCTGGTCTGGAATTAAGACTTTTAGAAAAAGATGAACTTCGCAAACTTTGTCCATATATTTCAAATGAGGTAGTAAATGCAAGCTATTGTCCTACAGACGGACATGCAAATCCTATGAAAACAACTTTGGCTTTTTATAAAAATGCTTTAAAATTAGGCACAAAATTTATTACTGGTGAAACAGTAAAATCTATTATATTGGCTAAAGGAAAAGTCAGTGGGGTAAAAACTGAAACCAATGTATACGAAGCTCCGGAAGTAGTTTTAGCTGCAGGGTATGAATCGAAGGCTATTGCAAATACTGTAGGAATTGATATAGCAATGAGAAAAGAACTTATTGAAGCTATTATTACTGAAGCTCAACCGCAGATGTTTTCAGAAATGATTGGCACTGCAGAGTCAGATTTTTATGGACATCAAACTGAACATGGTTCATTTGTTTTTGGAGGTTCCACAGGATTAGAACCCTTTCTATCAGATGAGGTAAAAACTATAAATAAAAGTATTACAGCACCATATATATGCAGAGCTGTTTTAAAATATTTCCCAATTATGAGCAGTATGAATATTATACGTACATGGTCTGGTTTTATGGATATAATGGCAGATAAAGTTCCAGTTTTGAGTAAGGTGAAAGAAGTGCCAGGACTTACGTTAGCCTGTGGGTTTTCTGGACATGGGTTTGGAATATCACCGGCAGTTGGACAACTTATATCGGAGTTGATAATCAATGGCAAACCTTCAATTTCACTTGATGCCTTCCGTTATGATCGTTTAAAACCGAAAGGGTAG
- a CDS encoding aspartate ammonia-lyase produces the protein MGFRIENDSIGAKKVPKDAYYGVQTLRGAENFKITGLNIKKVFIESLAQVKKAAAQTNNEAGILSDNIKNCIVEACDEIISGNMLEEFITDPVQGGAGTSINMNANEVIANRALEILGYEKGNYNIINPNDHVNMCQSTNDVIPTTGKITTYKMMIKCIEQLENLYKELNLKAVEFYDVIKIGRTQMQDAVPIRLGQEFNAYSEVIKRDINRLKKIKESLLIINLGGTAVGTGINTDKRYFFRVVPNLAVITGLNLIQAKNLIDATQNLDCFVETSSVIKTCAVNLSKIANDLRFMSSGPRAGLNEINLPSVQNGSSIMPGKVNPVIPEVINQIAFNIVGNDVTITMAAEAGQLELNPFQPIIFFKLFQSIETLTNGIKTFVDNCIRGITVNKARCKQLVDNSVGIVTAISPYVGYKTAAKIAKIAINTGESISRVILENGILNRSDLSNVLNPIKMTEPGIMVKLANNK, from the coding sequence ATGGGTTTTAGAATTGAAAATGATTCTATTGGTGCAAAGAAGGTACCTAAGGATGCATATTATGGGGTACAAACATTACGTGGAGCAGAAAACTTTAAAATAACTGGTTTAAATATTAAAAAAGTTTTTATTGAAAGTCTTGCACAGGTAAAAAAAGCTGCGGCCCAAACGAATAATGAAGCAGGTATTTTAAGTGATAATATTAAAAACTGTATTGTTGAAGCTTGTGACGAAATAATCTCAGGTAATATGCTTGAAGAATTTATAACTGATCCTGTTCAAGGGGGTGCAGGAACTTCAATAAATATGAATGCAAATGAGGTAATTGCAAATAGAGCTTTAGAAATTTTAGGATACGAAAAAGGAAATTATAATATCATTAATCCTAATGATCATGTTAATATGTGTCAATCCACCAATGATGTAATTCCTACTACTGGAAAAATAACAACTTATAAAATGATGATTAAATGTATAGAACAATTAGAAAATTTATATAAAGAGTTAAATTTAAAAGCAGTAGAATTTTATGATGTAATAAAAATAGGAAGAACCCAAATGCAGGATGCAGTTCCAATTAGGCTTGGACAAGAGTTTAATGCCTATAGTGAAGTTATTAAAAGAGACATTAACAGATTAAAAAAAATTAAAGAAAGTTTACTTATAATAAATTTGGGTGGGACAGCTGTAGGAACAGGTATTAATACTGATAAAAGGTACTTTTTTAGGGTTGTACCAAATCTTGCAGTGATTACTGGATTAAATTTAATACAGGCAAAGAATTTGATAGATGCAACTCAAAATTTGGATTGTTTTGTAGAAACATCATCAGTCATAAAAACTTGTGCTGTAAATTTATCTAAAATAGCAAATGATTTAAGATTTATGTCATCTGGCCCCAGGGCGGGATTGAATGAAATCAACTTGCCATCAGTACAAAATGGTTCTTCTATTATGCCGGGAAAAGTAAATCCTGTCATTCCAGAAGTAATAAATCAAATTGCCTTTAACATTGTGGGAAATGATGTGACAATAACTATGGCAGCAGAAGCAGGACAACTTGAATTGAATCCCTTTCAGCCTATAATATTTTTTAAATTATTTCAATCTATTGAAACTTTGACAAATGGAATAAAAACTTTTGTTGATAACTGCATAAGAGGAATTACTGTTAATAAAGCTAGATGCAAACAGTTAGTCGATAACAGCGTTGGTATTGTTACGGCAATTAGTCCCTATGTTGGTTATAAAACAGCTGCTAAGATAGCTAAAATAGCTATAAATACAGGAGAATCAATATCAAGAGTTATTCTAGAAAATGGAATATTAAATAGATCAGATCTTTCTAATGTATTAAATCCAATCAAAATGACTGAACCAGGTATAATGGTCAAACTTGCCAATAACAAGTGA
- a CDS encoding Rid family hydrolase — translation MELKRKNLFSGSPLEEKVGYSRLVKVGPFVYIGGTTSVQSDGSVFGENDGYKQTKYILEKMIKCLEEAGGKKEEVIRVKMYTTKMSQSKEYLKAYSEFFKDVKPLCTLVGISELNRPAQLVEIEIDAILGVI, via the coding sequence ATGGAATTGAAAAGAAAAAATTTGTTTTCAGGATCACCTTTAGAAGAGAAAGTTGGATATAGCAGGCTGGTAAAAGTTGGTCCATTTGTTTATATAGGTGGAACAACGTCAGTACAATCAGATGGAAGTGTCTTTGGAGAAAATGACGGATATAAGCAAACAAAGTATATTTTAGAAAAAATGATAAAGTGTTTGGAAGAAGCTGGAGGAAAAAAAGAAGAAGTTATTCGTGTTAAAATGTATACAACTAAAATGTCTCAATCTAAAGAATATCTAAAGGCTTATTCGGAATTCTTTAAAGATGTAAAACCTTTATGCACTCTAGTTGGAATTTCGGAATTAAATAGACCAGCTCAACTGGTTGAAATAGAAATTGATGCAATATTAGGAGTTATATAA
- a CDS encoding ribbon-helix-helix domain-containing protein — MSSINDNDNIKDINSTSNNITDGVMIDDIGEFSCSNTNCNINKQSKDNTITDIKFNILKKVSKRSKYVDTHIRKTYYFDKKLFKKMEKLSKKYNIDNSYIINQALELLFEALEENNKKE, encoded by the coding sequence ATGTCATCTATAAATGATAATGACAACATAAAAGATATTAATTCTACATCTAACAATATTACAGATGGTGTAATGATTGATGACATTGGTGAATTTAGTTGCAGTAATACCAACTGTAATATTAATAAGCAAAGTAAAGATAATACTATTACTGATATTAAATTTAATATTTTAAAAAAAGTATCAAAGCGTTCAAAATATGTTGATACCCACATCCGTAAAACATACTATTTTGATAAAAAATTATTCAAAAAAATGGAAAAATTAAGTAAAAAATATAATATTGATAATAGTTATATAATTAATCAAGCTTTAGAATTATTATTTGAAGCTTTAGAAGAAAATAATAAAAAAGAATGA
- a CDS encoding DMT family transporter, with the protein MSKLFILNIFYALIADAVWGLAYVIPNLLPNYTAVEITFGRYFVYGIFSIIMLLFQKQKSLRIMNTNIWRNAFLFSFCGNIGYYFFLVLSIKLTGATIATLIIGMLSITTSLYGNFINHEFSFKKLILPIFVVIIGVLILNYASLNRSTDTFNIYGVIYGLIALCLWTWYAVSNACFLKENAEITSQMWSTITGTTTLCLIPFFILMIKVIMPDSLILFKLISPSNIVFKFWRTAVILGIVVSWIGTVFWNKASNALPISLAGEMTVGETAFGLTYSFIIEGRLPHIIELISIVIILTGIVYYIHTINCLNEGDEKYNVENEKSC; encoded by the coding sequence ATGTCAAAACTATTTATCTTAAATATATTTTATGCATTAATAGCTGATGCAGTTTGGGGACTTGCCTATGTAATTCCAAATTTATTACCTAATTACACTGCGGTTGAAATAACATTTGGAAGATATTTTGTTTATGGTATTTTTTCAATAATTATGTTACTATTTCAGAAACAAAAAAGTCTTAGAATCATGAATACTAATATATGGAGAAATGCTTTTCTTTTTTCATTTTGCGGTAATATAGGATATTATTTCTTTCTTGTTTTATCGATTAAATTAACAGGAGCTACAATTGCTACATTAATTATTGGAATGTTATCAATTACAACTTCATTATATGGAAATTTTATAAATCATGAATTTTCTTTTAAAAAATTGATTTTGCCAATTTTTGTTGTTATTATAGGTGTATTAATATTGAATTATGCGTCATTAAATAGATCTACGGATACGTTTAATATATATGGAGTGATATATGGGCTAATTGCATTATGTCTTTGGACATGGTATGCAGTTTCAAACGCATGCTTTTTGAAAGAAAATGCTGAAATTACATCACAAATGTGGTCTACAATTACTGGGACTACTACTTTATGTCTAATTCCTTTTTTTATATTAATGATTAAAGTAATAATGCCAGATTCACTTATATTATTTAAGCTTATAAGTCCCAGTAATATTGTTTTTAAATTTTGGCGTACTGCTGTAATCTTAGGTATTGTTGTCTCGTGGATAGGAACTGTTTTTTGGAATAAAGCATCTAATGCTTTGCCTATTTCTTTAGCAGGTGAAATGACTGTTGGAGAAACGGCTTTTGGATTAACATATTCTTTTATTATTGAAGGCCGATTACCCCACATTATTGAATTGATAAGTATAGTAATAATACTAACAGGTATTGTATATTATATCCATACAATAAATTGTTTAAATGAAGGTGATGAAAAATATAATGTTGAAAATGAAAAATCATGTTGA
- a CDS encoding AraC family transcriptional regulator translates to MKNHVEYILRQDMRDMEVLKASYTTQTFSRHWHENFGIGIIENGVETFDYNREKCYAPKSSIVLMNPGIIHTGQAVNQEKGWRYWIMYPSPILLQEIMEQINKRHSSIPYFPKAVVSDPYCEKSLYKMFQLLFDKSSSLLECQTGFFTAMIKVLQHHAKFSYEEEKINWNYKVADDIREYIDNNYNKNISLEQLSMFSNMSKFNLLRVFEKKWGVPPHIYQIVVRIQKSKNLLIKGCPIVSTALKMGFADQSHFTRHFKRIVGITPYKYQTQLINNNIT, encoded by the coding sequence ATGAAAAATCATGTTGAGTATATCTTACGCCAAGATATGAGAGATATGGAAGTTTTAAAGGCTTCTTATACAACCCAAACATTTTCTCGCCATTGGCACGAAAATTTTGGGATTGGAATCATAGAAAATGGAGTAGAAACTTTTGACTATAATAGAGAAAAGTGTTATGCTCCAAAAAGTAGTATAGTATTAATGAATCCAGGAATCATACATACAGGTCAAGCCGTTAATCAGGAGAAAGGATGGAGGTATTGGATTATGTATCCTTCTCCAATTCTTTTACAGGAAATTATGGAACAGATAAATAAAAGACATTCTTCCATACCTTATTTTCCAAAAGCAGTAGTTTCAGATCCTTACTGTGAAAAAAGTTTATACAAAATGTTTCAATTATTATTTGATAAATCATCTTCTCTACTAGAATGTCAAACTGGCTTTTTTACAGCAATGATTAAAGTTTTACAACATCATGCGAAATTTTCTTATGAAGAGGAAAAAATAAATTGGAATTATAAAGTTGCAGATGATATACGAGAATATATAGATAATAATTACAATAAAAATATTTCTTTGGAGCAGTTATCTATGTTTTCAAATATGAGTAAATTTAACTTGCTTAGAGTTTTTGAAAAAAAATGGGGAGTTCCACCTCATATTTATCAAATAGTTGTTCGTATACAAAAATCTAAGAACTTGCTGATTAAAGGATGTCCAATAGTATCTACAGCATTAAAGATGGGATTTGCAGATCAGAGTCATTTTACACGTCACTTTAAGCGTATTGTTGGCATAACTCCTTATAAATATCAAACTCAATTAATAAATAATAATATAACTTAA